The following proteins are co-located in the Paralichthys olivaceus isolate ysfri-2021 chromosome 10, ASM2471397v2, whole genome shotgun sequence genome:
- the LOC109631031 gene encoding FAST kinase domain-containing protein 5, mitochondrial, with protein sequence MFLLHHGLSHARVLKCCILMAACVLCQRVPRLHCLRGLRKNFTQAQHLNGKTEDEADEQNWKKGAFLHGHYRLYYNPSSYHRSEGKAAASQRWTDNDEDERCLSALTPSFWQQSNRYSISSSRHLSSTKNTLLNLAFNKSSEPERPSSESPYQGETIPPVVKLDTRVFHKCRPEYTSMTLDLTQRPHPVKWEDVSQVLQNVAVLKGSMKPSDVSKSLVELSRAAPKKTPLIKTDQRFVMLLRYSVVNLRLFTDLQLLEVLQSFVWLDIPSGHTLLGLYETEVSRRANQMTLHQLLLAADLWRCFRRQAPQFLQHLYDSIHLYVRQMGAPELVQLLYIMGEGRQCPKGLIHPVQQRLLHHLQQLYPEEVGVVCLGLFKSQTSISQSAATAIVDKAHSSVRDMSDFAMVNVLKFLRFSFLYHRAWMEAMTQEVPRRAPRMVVQGLMHVVLTCSALHYRNDNILVAVAERVPSLVPHCRSKDSGKLLWALGTLRFLPAQSPSFYPSLTEALRQRKAEFQKYPEHLLTGLLGLAFVSQFPEDLIALALSPDFVKQALKATQLELKKDLLTLDGAVALELPRWTGPRLSHELREEIAELLWTFAQSDVCLKPEVLEAESILQDLLGGEEFVCKRMILPHTRTIDLEVHFDSTGKPIPVNPTSHSTTLCPENNSSEVTLNQGWRKMNRGVTITEDLLAQLINVKNTTEPLTPSPKTASLHREIPDDGRLFVTGIDLTTDLIETLTEHSRPAGSDPQDAKATVKLAIQVSSRNHYCCHSQQLLGLHAMKRRHLGLAGYKVVELSHYEWFPLLRKSRAEKLAYLHCKVYDSL encoded by the exons ATGTTCCTGCTGCATCATGGTCTGAGCCATGCACGAGTGTTAAAG TGTTGCATATTGATGGCTGCCTGTGTGCTGTGTCAACGTGTGCCCAGGCTGCACTGCCTCCGAGGCTTGAGAAAGAATTTTACCCAGGCTCAACACCTCAATGGCAAAAcagaggatgaggcagatgagCAGAATTGGAAGAAAGGGGCATTTCTCCATGGACATTACAGGCTGTATTACAACCCATCTTCATATCATCGCTCTGAGGGAAAAGCTGCAGCCTCCCAGAGATGGACAGATAATGACGAGGACGAAAGGTGTCTCTCCGCTCTCACACCTTCCTTCTGGCAACAGAGCAATCGCTACAGTATCAGTTCCTCGAGGCATCTATCCAGCACCAAAAACACGCTTCTCAACTTAGCTTTCAACAAAAGCTCTGAACCCGAGAGGCCATCATCAGAGTCACCGTACCAAGGAGAAACCATACCTCCAGTCGTTAAACTTGATACACGTGTGTTCCACAAATGCCGGCCTGAGTATACCTCCATGACCCTTGACCTCACACAGCGGCCTCACCCAGTAAAATGGGAAGATGTCTCCCAGGTGCTCCAAAATGTGGCTGTTTTAAAAGGCAGCATGAAGCCATCTGATGTGTCTAAGTCTCTCGTGGAGCTCAGCCGCGCGGCCCCAAAGAAGACGCCATTGATAAAGACTGACCAGCGCTTTGTCATGCTCCTCCGATACTCTGTGGTAAACCTACGCCTCTTCActgacctgcagctgctggaagTGCTGCAGTCGTTTGTGTGGCTGGATATACCCTCCGGCCACACTTTGCTCGGGCTGTACGAGACAGAGGTGAGCCGCCGGGCCAACCAGATGACTTTACACCAGTTGCTGTTAGCTGCTGATTTGTGGCGCTGTTTCAGGAGACAGGCCCCCCAGTTCTTACAGCACCTCTATGACTCAATCCATCTGTATGTAAGACAGATGGGGGCCCCTGAACTAGTCCAGCTGTTGTATATAATGGGAGAAGGTAGGCAGTGCCCAAAAGGCTTAATCCATCCTGTTCAACAGCGTCTTCTGCACCATTTACAACAGTTATACCCTGAGGAGGTTGGTGTTGTGTGCTTGGGACTTTTCAAATCCCAAACTTCAATATCTCAGAGTGCAGCGACTGCTATTGTTGATAAGGCACACTCTTCTGTGAGAGACATGAGTGACTTTGCGATGGTGAATGTGCTGAAATTCTTGCGTTTCAGTTTTTTGTACCACAGAGCGTGGATGGAGGCCATGACACAGGAAGTACCTCGACGGGCCCCCAGGATGGTTGTTCAGGGGCTGATGCATGTGGTGTTGACCTGCTCAGCACTGCATTATCGTAATGATAACATCCTTGTTGCTGTGGCTGAGAGAGTGCCCTCGCTCGTGCCACACTGCAGGAGTAAGGACTCGGGCAAACTGCTCTGGGCCCTCGGCACATTAAGGTTTCTTCCAGCTCAGAGTCCGAGCTTCTATCCAAGCCTGACAGAAGCCCTGAGACAGAGGAAGGCCGAATTCCAAAAGTACCCAGAGCATCTGCTCACTGGCCTGCTAGGCCTGGCCTTTGTCTCTCAGTTCCCAGAGGACTTGATTGCATTAGCTCTGAGCCCTGACTTTGTCAAGCAAGCGCTGAAAGCAACACAGCTGGAGCTGAAAAAAGACTTGCTCACTTTAGATGGAGCTGTGGCTCTGGAGTTGCCTCGGTGGACTGGGCCGCGGTTAAGCCATGAACTGAGGGAGGAGATAGCTGAGCTGCTGTGGACGTTTGCTCAGTCAGATGTGTGCCTCAAACCTGAGGTTCTGGAGGCAGAATCCATTCTCCAAGATCTGCTTGGAGGAGAGGAATTTGTGTGTAAGAGAATGATTCTGCCTCACACTCGCACCATTGACCTGGAAGTACATTTTGACTCCACGGGAAAGCCGATACCTGTTAACCCAACATCCCACTCAACCACATTATGTCCTGAGAACAATTCATCCGAAGTAACTTTAAACCAAGGGTGGCGGAAAATGAACAGAGGGGTAACTATAACTGAGGACCTTTTAGCACAGCTAATAAAcgtgaaaaacacaacagaacctTTAACTCCATCTCCTAAGACTGCTTCTCTTCACAGAGAAATACCTGATGATGGGAGACTTTTTGTCACAGGAATTGACCTGACTACTGACCTGATAGAAACTCTTACTGAACACAGTAGGCCTGCAGGCTCAGACCCACAGGATGCCAAAGCCACAGTCAAACTTGCAATCCAGGTTTCCAGCAGGAATCATTACTGTTGCCATTCACAGCAGCTGTTGGGTCTTCATGCCATGAAGAGACGACATTTGGGGTTGGCAGGCTACAAGGTTGTAGAGCTTAGCCATTATGAGTGGTTTCCCTTGCTGAGGAAAAGCAGGGCCGAGAAGCTGGCATACCTGCACTGCAAAGTCTATGACAGTCTGTAA